The proteins below are encoded in one region of Ursus arctos isolate Adak ecotype North America unplaced genomic scaffold, UrsArc2.0 scaffold_24, whole genome shotgun sequence:
- the LOC113269186 gene encoding olfactory receptor 1D2-like: protein MHGDNQSGASEFLLLGISESPKEQRILFWMFLSMYLVTVVGNVLIILAIVSDSHLHTPMYLFLANLSFTDLFFVTNTIPKTLVNLQSQNKAISYAGCLTQLFFLVCLVTLDNFILATMAYDRYVAVCRPLHYVTAMSPGLCILLLTSCWALSVLYGLFLTLFMTKVTFCGSRKIHYIFCEMYVLLRIACSNTQIIHTVQITTGCFIFFTPLGIMIMSYAWIVKAILQIPSATGKYKAFSTCASHLAVVSLFYGTLGMVYLQPLQTYSMKDSVATVMYAVVTPMMNPFIYSLRNKDMHGALGRLFLGKAFQKLT from the coding sequence ATGCATGGAGATAACCAGAGTGGGGCCTCAGAGTTCCTACTCCTGGGGATCTCAGAGAGTCCTAAAGAGCAGCGGATCCTGTTCTGGATGTTCCTGTCCATGTACCTTGTCACAGTGGTGGGAAAtgtgctcatcatcctggccattGTCTCTGACTCTCACCTGCACACTCCCATGTATTTATTCTTAGCCAACCTCTCCTTCACAGACCTCTTCTTTGTCACCAATACAATCCCCAAGACATTAGTAAACCTTCAGTCTCAGAACAAAGCCATCTCCTATGCAGGGTGTCTAACACAGCTCTTCTTCTTGGTCTGCTTGGTGACACTGGACAACTTCATCCTGGCCACAATGGCATATGATCGCTATGTGGCCGTCTGCCGCCCCCTCCACTATGTCACAGCCATGAGCCCTGGACTCTGTATTTTGCTCCTCACCTCATGTTGGGCACTTTCTGTCCTCTATggcctcttcctcaccctcttcaTGACCAAGGTAACATTCTGTGGGTCCCGGAAGATCCACTACATCTTCTGTGAGATGTATGTCTTGCTGAGGATTGCGTGCTCCAACACCCAGATCATTCACACAGTGCAGATTACCACAGGCTGCTTCATCTTCTTCACCCCCCTAGGGATCATGATCATGTCCTATGCCTGGATTGTCAAAGCCATCCTCCAAATACCCTCAGCCACTGGGAAGTACAAAGctttctccacctgtgcctcccatTTGGCTGTGGTCTCCCTCTTCTATGGGACACTTGGTATGGTATATCTGCAGCCCCTCCAAACTTACTCCATGAAGGACTCGGTAGCCACAGTGATGTATGCTGTGGTGACCCCCATGATGAACCctttcatctacagcctgaggaacaaggaCATGCATGGGGCTCTGGGAAGACTGTTCCTAGGGAAAGCTTTCCAGAAGTTGACATGA